A single Calditrichota bacterium DNA region contains:
- a CDS encoding RNA methyltransferase, whose protein sequence is MKKINYLDKIQSSPSLTEIQNRPRRPVSVVLDNIRSLHNVGSIFRTSDAAGAEKLYLCGITGTPPRAEIQKAALGSEKSVPWEYVPFAEQAVRALKAQGYQIVALEHTDAPLDFSRVEYNFPLCLVIGHEITGVSDEVIALADLAVEIPMFGIKQSLNVSVAYGVAIYEIVKHLK, encoded by the coding sequence GAAAAAAATCAACTATCTTGACAAAATTCAATCATCGCCTTCGTTGACTGAAATCCAAAATCGTCCGCGAAGGCCCGTGAGCGTTGTGCTTGACAATATTCGCAGTTTGCACAATGTGGGTTCCATTTTCCGCACCTCTGATGCCGCCGGAGCGGAAAAATTGTACCTCTGCGGCATCACAGGAACGCCTCCCCGGGCGGAAATCCAAAAAGCAGCGTTGGGTTCGGAAAAAAGCGTGCCCTGGGAATATGTACCTTTTGCGGAACAGGCAGTGCGCGCGCTCAAAGCGCAGGGATACCAAATTGTAGCGTTGGAACACACGGACGCGCCCCTCGATTTTTCTCGAGTTGAATACAATTTTCCCTTGTGTCTGGTGATTGGCCATGAAATTACCGGCGTGTCCGACGAAGTCATTGCCTTAGCAGATTTGGCGGTGGAAATTCCCATGTTCGGAATAAAACAATCGCTCAACGTCTCCGTTGCCTACGGCGTTGCCATTTATGAAATCGTGAAACATTTGAAATAA
- a CDS encoding flavin reductase family protein, which translates to MRRFTIDRSEIIPKKLLLPPIDIWANQWLLLTSGDFKTGKFNTMTVAWGSFGEMWNKPFAQVVVRPTRHTFEFMEKFDTFTLTAFPEKYRNALSLLGTKSGRDGDKIKEAGLTPIESKKVAAPTFAEAELVIECRKIYWQDFDPSHFWDKGIEKNYPLKDYHRIYFGEIVSVQATERYVDLRENEERDEKI; encoded by the coding sequence ATGAGGAGATTTACCATCGACCGTAGTGAAATAATTCCCAAGAAACTCTTGCTTCCGCCGATCGACATCTGGGCGAATCAGTGGCTTTTGCTGACGAGCGGCGATTTTAAAACCGGAAAATTTAACACCATGACCGTTGCCTGGGGCAGTTTCGGCGAGATGTGGAATAAGCCGTTTGCGCAAGTGGTCGTTCGTCCCACGCGTCACACGTTTGAATTCATGGAAAAGTTTGACACATTCACGCTAACGGCATTTCCCGAAAAATACCGCAACGCGCTTTCGTTGCTGGGCACAAAATCAGGACGAGACGGCGACAAAATCAAAGAAGCCGGTCTGACGCCGATTGAGTCAAAAAAAGTGGCGGCGCCGACTTTCGCCGAGGCGGAGTTGGTCATTGAATGTCGGAAAATTTACTGGCAGGATTTTGATCCGAGCCATTTTTGGGATAAAGGTATTGAAAAAAATTATCCGCTGAAGGATTACCATCGCATTTATTTTGGGGAGATTGTTTCGGTTCAGGCGACGGAGCGCTACGTCGACCTGCGCGAAAATGAGGAAAGAGATGAAAAAATATGA